The DNA window tgaccagacagacctttgttggcaaagtaatgtctctgcttttcaatatgctatctaggttggtcataactttccttccaaggagtaagcgtatatCCAATAATGCTGTAGTGTTTTAGCAGCTATGAAATACTAAGCAGCCTGATAAGTGATGGTAAATTGCCTCTCTTATTTTACTAGTAAAGATGTGGCAAAACAAAATCCCATGCTGGATATTTGGGGGTGGTTCAGAAGttctattttggaaattttagttGTCACTCTGAATCACTATAGCATGCTTGTTCTCAAATATCTTTGTCCTTTACAATAATTCACACTTCTTTAGCATGTAAGAACACTTGAACATGCTCACACATTCTAATTTATATGCGTTTCTTAGGTACACTCAGAATAAACTACCTATGAAATGGTAGATGaccttttgaatttttcttttataataaaggGAATCTGACTGGTGAGATTAATTGTCATTCTGGGTAATATAatattctgcattttattttcctggagcactcagaggagaggaaagcagtaaaaatttaaatatagcaTGTCCAAGGGAATCTGCTACAATATATTGTGTTTACCATGAGTATGAAATGCAAATAATGCTTGTATATCAGAGGTGACTATTTAAACCCACTTCAATGTCTGAAAAACCTTATTTCAAGTTTTATCTAATTCTTTTCTTATATGATCCAAAAATGCATATACAAAATCAACAGAAAGATGTGAAATGATGAGACAGGTGGACATGGTTTCAAGCTCTAGTTTAACTACAACCTCCATCTACAGCAACATTTAAATTTTCCTTATGAGGAGAGAAGTTAAAACAGGAAGGAGAGAGGTGCTGGACATGATATTCAGCTTTTCTGTTTGTCTCAAATATGTAGTGATCATTGAGTAACTTGACTTCCCTTTCTCAGTTCAgtgggaaaatatattttcatttatttttgtgcagaaacacaaataaaatgtcATCTAAATGGCATTTCTTTTATATGGATAAGCAGGTGATCTCACATTGGTCTCAGTTCAGATTGATTGTTCCATCTCTTTACTAAAGAAATACACTTAAAAGCAAATTTAGTTTAGAGGAGTCTAGCAATAATGCCTGCCTAATAGAAACAATTTCTTAGTGCCTTCAATGGGCCCTGATAACAAAGTGCATAACAGCTGCAAAATAAGTAGCCCAATGAGCATCTTCTACTGATGGTGATTGATCCAGTCTCATAATGAAGTGAAAGCTTTTTTAGAGCCAAAGCAATTTTTGCCCACATCCTTTATCAGGAGAAACCATAATGAATCGTGTTAGTAGCCAGCATTTATTGAAAATTTCATCTTAGAATGTTGGCCAGATGTCATTATAGCAGAATTAAGTGCAGCCTGAGAGCCTTGCTATAATGTACAGAATCTCTCTTCATCACTGTTCTGGAGTTGTTTTGGGTCTGCCTCCAAATAttacagagaaatgaaaagaaaaaaaaaaaaaaagcaatgcttTAAACTACAACTGATTAAGTGTTTTATGCACAACACGTCTTGTATCTtcccttaaaagaaatttaattacCTAAATTCTGTATGCTGTTTCAATGTACAAGTGTTAGTCTAATacataagataaaaatatttttaaaaccttacaCTGGTCTGACATCTTAGCGAGGCAGCAGTGGGGACAGCTGCTCTCACAGCTTCCCTACATCGCCCAAGGATgacaagaagaagaaagatgCCAGAAAGTTGGCCAAGAAAGACAAAGATCCAGTGAACCCATCTgggggcatggccaaaaagaattGGTCCAAAGGTAAAGTCAGGGACAAGCTCAATAACCTAGTCTTGTTTGACAAAGCAACATATGACAAACTCTGTAAAGACGTTCCCAACTACAAGCTTATAACTCCAGCTGTCGTCTCTGAGAGACTGAAGATTCATGGTTCCCAGGCCAGGGCAGCCCTTCAGGAACTCCTTAGTAAAGGACTTATTAAACTGGTTTCAAAGCACAGAGCTCAAGTGATTTACACCAGAAACACCAAGGGTGGAGATGCCCCAGCTGCTGGTGAAAATGCATGAACAGGTCCCACCAActgtacattttgaaaaataaaattttattagtcaaaaaaaaaaaaacctcacactGACCTCTAATGttcctaaaaatataaaaacatttaatataGTTTGCAACTTAAAAACTATTTTAGTAGTTTCAGATTATTCTAATGCTTTCAATTTATTCTGAAAAGGGCTTAGAATTATGTATCATTCTAAACAGTAAATGGTACATGAAaagcattttcattaaaaaaggtTGTACTTAATGAATTATCTAGACTAATATATTGAAACCATGTGGTATATTCTACTTTTACAATATTTCGTGTCATCAGATATAATCACTTTCCTTGATTTGATGAATCTTAGAGAattactcagagaaggcaatggtacccaactccagtactcttgcctggaaaatcccatggacagaggagcctggtaggctgcagtccatgaggtcgctaagagtccgacacgactaagcgacttcactttcacttttcactttcatgcattggagaaggaaatgggaacccactccagtgttcttgcctggagaatcccagggacgggggagcctggtgggctgccgtctatgggattgcacagagtcggacacgactgaaacgacttagcagcagcagcaacagagaatTACTGTCAAGCTCTCTTTGGCTAAGTGATCTGTTTATATGAAACTGATTTGTAGTTTTGTAgctaagtaaaaaaataaatccatctGCTGTCTGTCATCTCACGTTTTTTATGAAAGGCTGCAGTGTGAAGCttagaacaaattaaaaaaaatctttctttgaaTACTTCATTTTCACATATTAAACTAGAGTTTTCAGCATTTTAGGTGGTATGTTGTCTCCATTTGTCTCAACTGTGGTTATAAAAACCATTAAATCTCATTTCTAACATCAGTATATGTAAGTGGACTACATATATTCAGATGTGAGGCAGGTCCCTAGCTTTAGACAATAGTCACAGTCCAAGAAACACTAGGAGTCAGTCCATAGAATGAGGCCTGATGGGTTAGAACTCCATGTTCT is part of the Bubalus kerabau isolate K-KA32 ecotype Philippines breed swamp buffalo chromosome 16, PCC_UOA_SB_1v2, whole genome shotgun sequence genome and encodes:
- the LOC129630326 gene encoding 40S ribosomal protein S25-like, whose translation is MCTVNQGAPIKIPNIAQVSKSSEVFHEHQCFSRADRDDNEIGIHLGPTCRGSSGDSCSHSFPTSPKDDKKKKDARKLAKKDKDPVNPSGGMAKKNWSKGKVRDKLNNLVLFDKATYDKLCKDVPNYKLITPAVVSERLKIHGSQARAALQELLSKGLIKLVSKHRAQVIYTRNTKGGDAPAAGENA